Genomic window (Leptospira andrefontaineae):
GCCAAGTTGCCTCAGGGTCTTCCGTAAAGATCCATTCAGCATTCGGATCGTGAACCACCCAAGATTTACGTTCCATCTCACCTTCTAGTTGAGAAGCTCCCCAACCGGAATATCCTTGGTATACATTAAATTTTGTTTTATCAGGATGTTCTAATAGTTCTACCAGAGCTTCAAAACTTCTGGCAAGAAACACACCAGGGATAACTTCAATCCCAGGTTGTTTTAATTTAGGATTATCATGAAGAATGGAGACAAATGTAGGATCTACAGGACCTCCAGAATAGATCGGTGAAGAACCGTCTATTCCTTCCGGAATTCCTTGGATCACTTCGCTCAATGCAACATCCATCTTCTTATTCAGTACAAGACCGAACGCACCTGATTGATCGTGTTCCACCATTAGGATCACTGTGCGATTGAAATAATCCGTTACGATAGATGAATTAGAGATTAATACTTTTCCGCTGAATCCGTTTTCCATACTACCCGATCAGTTTTTATGTATCTCTTTCAAAATTCTGT
Coding sequences:
- a CDS encoding YqgE/AlgH family protein; the protein is MENGFSGKVLISNSSIVTDYFNRTVILMVEHDQSGAFGLVLNKKMDVALSEVIQGIPEGIDGSSPIYSGGPVDPTFVSILHDNPKLKQPGIEVIPGVFLARSFEALVELLEHPDKTKFNVYQGYSGWGASQLEGEMERKSWVVHDPNAEWIFTEDPEATWQEALKSKGGLYKYFVEHTKDPMLN